The following are from one region of the Lacinutrix sp. Bg11-31 genome:
- a CDS encoding helix-hairpin-helix domain-containing protein, producing MKNIRSHFKFTKQQRNGIFLLLLLIVTFQCVYAYVSFSSEEISVDLKALQLFQAEIDSLKLVEVEKRKPKIYPFNPNFITDYKGYTLGMTNEEIDRLSKFRAKNQWVNSAKQFQQVTKVSDSVFNKISPYFKFPDWVTNPKPKKQYTKSFNTSKPKTEAEKIDLNVATAMQLQKVYGIGEAYSERIIKYRTKQNGFVSLIELNEVYGLKPETIEELKKSFSLKTPKAISKINLNTASKSELVTARFIDYEIAHNIIEYRTLHEGFENIEELTKVKDFPVKKIEIIKLYLQLN from the coding sequence ATGAAAAATATAAGATCCCATTTCAAGTTCACTAAGCAACAACGAAATGGGATTTTTTTATTACTATTACTTATCGTTACCTTTCAATGTGTTTATGCATATGTTAGTTTTTCTTCGGAAGAAATAAGCGTTGACTTAAAAGCGTTACAATTATTTCAAGCAGAAATAGATTCACTAAAATTGGTTGAAGTTGAAAAACGTAAACCAAAAATCTACCCTTTCAATCCAAACTTTATTACAGATTATAAAGGCTATACCTTGGGTATGACAAATGAAGAAATTGATAGGCTTTCAAAATTTCGAGCTAAAAACCAATGGGTGAATTCAGCAAAACAGTTCCAACAAGTCACAAAAGTTTCAGATTCTGTCTTTAATAAAATCTCACCATATTTTAAATTTCCAGATTGGGTAACAAATCCAAAGCCTAAAAAACAATACACAAAGTCTTTTAATACTAGTAAACCTAAGACGGAAGCTGAGAAGATAGATTTAAACGTCGCAACAGCAATGCAGCTTCAAAAGGTTTATGGAATAGGTGAAGCGTATTCAGAGCGTATAATAAAATACCGTACAAAACAAAATGGTTTTGTTTCATTAATAGAATTAAACGAAGTCTATGGTTTAAAACCTGAAACGATAGAAGAACTTAAAAAATCTTTTAGTTTAAAAACACCAAAAGCAATCAGTAAAATTAATTTAAACACAGCTTCTAAATCAGAATTGGTAACAGCTAGATTTATAGATTACGAAATTGCCCATAATATTATTGAATATAGAACTCTTCACGAAGGCTTTGAAAATATTGAGGAATTAACAAAAGTTAAAGACTTTCCGGTAAAAAAAATAGAGATAATTAAGTTATATTTACAGCTTAATTAG